In candidate division KSB1 bacterium, one DNA window encodes the following:
- a CDS encoding MarR family transcriptional regulator, whose amino-acid sequence MSSPFDPTHQHHDVDSKIVAALERLAQAFRVLLWEKNRDYNLSPIQIQFLVYLLYHAAKQCPVGQLAREFTLTPATVSDAITTLEEKKLVFRERCQDDRRLALVSLTADGRKTARRLSTWADVMQKNIARFETAEKVVVMKFLMRLIESLQQAGVITLARMCLTCKFFQPNAHPNTLAPHHCRLLDKPLADSELRLNCPEHEMMSVE is encoded by the coding sequence ATGTCTTCTCCTTTTGACCCCACACACCAACACCACGATGTCGACAGCAAGATCGTCGCTGCTCTCGAACGTCTTGCACAAGCTTTCCGGGTTTTGCTCTGGGAAAAAAACCGGGACTACAATCTCAGCCCGATTCAGATTCAATTTTTGGTCTATTTGCTTTATCACGCGGCGAAGCAATGCCCCGTCGGACAATTGGCCCGGGAATTCACCCTGACACCGGCAACAGTGAGTGATGCCATCACCACCCTGGAAGAGAAAAAACTGGTTTTCCGCGAGCGCTGCCAGGACGACCGCCGCCTCGCTTTGGTTTCCTTGACGGCCGACGGCAGGAAAACCGCCCGTCGCCTTTCCACCTGGGCCGACGTCATGCAAAAAAATATTGCCCGATTCGAAACGGCAGAAAAAGTGGTGGTGATGAAATTCCTGATGCGGTTGATCGAATCCCTGCAGCAAGCCGGTGTGATCACCCTTGCCAGAATGTGCCTCACTTGCAAGTTTTTTCAGCCCAACGCGCATCCGAACACGCTGGCGCCGCATCATTGCCGGTTGCTGGATAAACCTCTGGCGGATTCCGAATTGCGGCTGAACTGCCCGGAGCATGAGATGATGAGCGTGGAATAA
- a CDS encoding c-type cytochrome, which translates to MQTARCSRHLGLGLLLTAMAMLGMGCEQKAKPTHLGPSAWNKQQWAEKTKGIRTSYNPDHDLNTETLTLVPGDERWLDFVYWSLNNKVAEHQVEAYGGTDWEGPQGGVIFHWAPGSHWETHTLASFGFTIGHIIGEHRWRDTQFPEFFEKYGGVYGVNVKDRLTEIDPKSPVPWVEFLAYCGGSDSPYYRYLFHQEEFVDPAAQKIYLIGGQGAGFAYSFERYYHEVREVLTDASAYQFFQMYDLYGPGFASRGNWAQQGLSNEMVRKLGYVDEEAEKAGAKPGVPGPTRYNPNPPAPEIPPNHPMYADIKAGQELYNQQCTPCHGIQGDGKGFLAAGFDVKPRDFRQGIYKFRSTNTGELPTLEDVERVIRVGVPNTTMPAWGQFLNDQQIHQLAVYLTIFSERFTEAITRGEQPVKIEMMAKPEAPASEMLALGKKWFDELECAKCHGQSGKGDGPSADELKDHWGEKIAATDLTYKWTFKNGHAPEDVYRTMIGGLNGTPMPSYADALPDGKVRWAVVEYILSLSPAERPVKRLADFKDRKMPGAITKTGVISAVMD; encoded by the coding sequence ATGCAGACCGCACGTTGTTCCCGCCACTTGGGCCTCGGCTTGCTGCTAACAGCCATGGCCATGCTCGGCATGGGTTGCGAGCAGAAGGCTAAGCCCACCCATCTCGGCCCTTCCGCCTGGAACAAGCAGCAATGGGCCGAAAAGACCAAAGGCATTCGCACCAGTTACAATCCCGATCACGACCTGAACACCGAGACGCTGACGCTGGTTCCGGGCGATGAGCGCTGGCTGGATTTTGTCTACTGGTCGCTCAACAACAAAGTCGCCGAGCACCAAGTCGAGGCGTATGGCGGCACCGATTGGGAAGGCCCGCAGGGCGGCGTGATTTTTCATTGGGCGCCCGGCAGTCATTGGGAGACGCACACGCTGGCCAGCTTTGGTTTCACCATCGGCCACATCATCGGCGAGCACCGCTGGCGCGATACCCAGTTCCCGGAATTTTTTGAAAAGTACGGCGGCGTTTATGGCGTCAATGTCAAGGACCGGCTGACGGAGATCGATCCGAAATCGCCGGTGCCGTGGGTGGAGTTTCTCGCCTATTGCGGCGGCAGCGACAGTCCGTACTACCGTTATCTTTTCCATCAGGAGGAGTTTGTTGATCCCGCCGCGCAAAAAATTTATTTGATCGGCGGACAGGGCGCCGGTTTTGCGTACAGTTTCGAGCGGTATTATCACGAAGTGCGCGAGGTGCTCACTGATGCCAGCGCCTATCAATTTTTTCAAATGTACGACCTCTACGGGCCGGGATTCGCCTCGCGCGGCAACTGGGCGCAACAAGGCCTTTCCAACGAGATGGTGCGCAAGCTGGGCTATGTGGATGAAGAGGCGGAAAAAGCCGGTGCCAAACCCGGCGTGCCCGGACCGACGCGCTACAACCCCAATCCCCCGGCTCCCGAAATCCCTCCCAACCATCCGATGTATGCGGACATAAAAGCCGGACAGGAACTTTACAACCAGCAATGTACACCCTGCCACGGCATTCAAGGCGATGGCAAGGGATTTTTGGCCGCCGGCTTTGATGTGAAACCGCGCGATTTTCGTCAGGGAATTTATAAATTTCGTTCAACCAACACCGGTGAGCTGCCCACCCTCGAAGATGTCGAGCGCGTCATTCGTGTCGGCGTACCCAACACCACCATGCCGGCATGGGGGCAGTTTCTCAATGACCAGCAGATTCATCAACTGGCGGTATATTTGACCATTTTTTCGGAGCGTTTTACCGAGGCCATCACCAGGGGCGAACAGCCGGTCAAAATCGAAATGATGGCCAAACCGGAAGCCCCGGCATCGGAGATGTTGGCGCTGGGTAAAAAATGGTTTGACGAGCTGGAGTGTGCCAAGTGTCACGGTCAAAGTGGCAAGGGTGACGGACCCTCGGCCGACGAGTTGAAGGATCACTGGGGCGAAAAAATTGCTGCAACCGATTTGACCTACAAATGGACTTTCAAAAACGGACATGCACCGGAGGATGTGTATCGCACCATGATCGGCGGCCTCAACGGCACACCCATGCCGTCATATGCCGATGCCCTGCCCGATGGCAAAGTCAGGTGGGCGGTGGTGGAATACATTCTGTCGCTATCGCCGGCCGAGCGCCCC